A window of the Thalassospira sp. TSL5-1 genome harbors these coding sequences:
- a CDS encoding MFS transporter yields the protein MKVGNMLLLTNGQVRLLFIAQALYWVCSMVGITLTSLVGVQLAPYASLATLPLGLLVLGNLGGVQPISIYMQRHGRRAGLMIGAFCGVIGALIASLGVWWGSFTVFCMGAVPIGIYQASARYYRYVALEAVESQHKGRAAAYVTGGGVLAALVAPELAVWARDALVIPFLGAYLVMVLMSVLAIILLAAVQPGDIPARIPNGAAVMRELLLRPKIFSAVAIAAIGQGVMVLIMTATPLAMKFCGFDITQSSEVIRWHFIGMFLPAFAAGPLIDTLGARKVAAFGSVILMISAVVALFGLDKSHFLISSLLLGTGWNLMLLAGTTLLGEGHSPSERGHAQAVMELANGVLGAVASFAAGMLIVNAGWESLNIGLVPVVLFGLGIMAFCNRPARQTSP from the coding sequence ATGAAAGTTGGCAACATGCTGTTACTGACAAATGGACAGGTGCGTCTGCTGTTTATTGCCCAGGCGCTCTATTGGGTGTGTTCAATGGTGGGCATTACCCTGACGTCGCTTGTAGGTGTGCAATTGGCCCCTTATGCCAGCCTGGCAACCCTGCCTTTGGGGTTGCTGGTTTTGGGTAATCTTGGGGGCGTGCAACCGATTTCGATTTACATGCAACGACATGGGCGCAGGGCCGGTTTGATGATCGGCGCATTTTGCGGGGTGATTGGGGCGCTTATCGCTTCGCTTGGGGTGTGGTGGGGCAGTTTTACCGTGTTCTGCATGGGTGCGGTGCCGATTGGGATTTATCAGGCATCGGCGCGCTATTATCGTTATGTCGCACTGGAAGCCGTTGAAAGCCAACATAAGGGGCGGGCGGCGGCCTATGTCACGGGCGGGGGCGTGCTTGCAGCACTCGTCGCGCCAGAATTGGCGGTTTGGGCGCGTGATGCGCTGGTTATCCCGTTTCTGGGCGCGTATCTGGTGATGGTGCTGATGTCGGTATTGGCGATCATCTTGCTTGCTGCCGTTCAGCCCGGCGACATACCGGCCCGTATTCCCAATGGGGCAGCGGTGATGCGTGAATTGTTATTGCGGCCCAAAATCTTTTCCGCGGTTGCCATTGCTGCCATCGGGCAGGGTGTTATGGTTCTGATCATGACAGCGACGCCGCTGGCGATGAAGTTTTGCGGATTTGATATTACCCAGTCATCGGAGGTGATCCGCTGGCATTTCATCGGCATGTTTTTGCCAGCCTTTGCTGCCGGGCCGCTGATAGACACGCTGGGCGCCAGAAAGGTTGCGGCATTTGGATCGGTCATTTTAATGATCAGTGCCGTTGTTGCCCTTTTCGGGCTTGATAAATCCCATTTCCTGATCAGTTCGCTATTATTGGGAACGGGTTGGAATTTGATGTTGCTGGCAGGTACAACCCTGCTGGGCGAAGGGCACAGCCCTTCGGAGCGCGGACATGCCCAGGCGGTGATGGAGCTTGCAAACGGTGTACTGGGTGCTGTGGCGTCGTTTGCCGCTGGAATGCTGATTGTCAATGCCGGGTGGGAATCGCTTAATATCGGTTTGGTACCGGTGGTGCTATTTGGTTTGGGCATTATGGCGTTTTGCAACCGGCCCGCACGGCAGACCTCCCCGTAA